The sequence TCCCGGCGGGCGGCCGGCCAAAAAGGCCGCGAAAGCGGCTCCGCCTCCGCCGCCGGTATCTCATATCAAGAAAATCACCGTGGGAGAATCCATCAGCGTCCAAGAGCTGGCCAAGCGGATGGGCAAAACGGCCAATGAGGTCATCAAAAAGCTTTTTGAACTGGGGATTCCCGCTACGTTGAACCAGGAAATCGATTCCGATACGGCCGTGATTGTGGCCAGTGAATATGGCATTGAAACCGAGGTCAAGATTCAAAAACCTATTACGGAAATTGAAGACGTACCCGATCCGGAGGAATCCCTCGTGCCAAGACCGCCCGTGGTGACGGTGATGGGCCATGTGGATCATGGGAAGACTTCCTTGCTTGATGCCATCCGGGAAACCAACGTCACCGCTACGGAAGCCGGCGGTATTACCCAGCATATCGGTGCTTATCAAGTCACGGTGAAAGGAAAGAAAATTACCTTTTTGGATACACCCGGTCACGAGGCTTTCACTGCCATGCGGGCCCGTGGTGCCGAGGCCACGGACATTGCCGTGCTGGTAGTGGCCGCCGATGACGGCGTCATGCCCCAAACGGTGGAAGCGATCAATCACTGCCGGGCTGCTAATGTTCCTATTATTGTAGCCGTTAACAAAATGGATAAGCCCACCGCCAACATCGAGCGGATTAAACAGCAGTTATCCGAACACGGCCTGATTCCCGAGGAGTGGGGCGGGGATACTATCTTTGTACCTGTTTCCGCCAAGATGAAGCAAGGCATAGACCAGCTGTTGGAAATGATTCTCTTGGTAGCGGAAATAAACGATTTGAAGGCTAATCCCAACCGCCTGGCCAGGGGTGTTGTGATTGAAGCCGAATTAGATAAGGGAAGAGGTTCTGTGGCTACGGTCCTGGTACAAAAGGGAACCTTACGCGTCGGAGACAATATCGTCATCGGCAGCGTTTACGGTAAAGTAAGAGCCATGTTTGATGATAAGGGCCGGAGAGTGAAAGAAGCGCTGCCTTCAACCCCGGTGGAAGTATTGGGCCTATCCGCCGTCCCGGATCCCGGCGATATTTTTGACGTGGTGGCGGATGAAAAGCTGGCCAAGGAGATTGCCACCCAGCGGGAGATTGCCAGGAAAGAAAAAGAGTATAAAGAAGCCAGCAAGATGCGCCTGGAAGATCTCTTTAAGCAAATGAATACCGAAGGCATGCAGGAGCTGAATCTGGTGCTGAAAAGTGACGTCCACGGTTCCGCGGAAGCATTGAGCCAGGCCCTTTTGCGGCTTAGCACCGATGAAGTAAAGGTGAATGTCATCCATAACGGTGTGGGTGCAATCTCGGAAGCCGATATCATGCTGGCAGCGGCATCCAATGCCATCGTCATCGGTTTTAATGTGCGTCCTGACGGCAATGCCAGGCGGGCAGCTGAGCAAGAAAAGGTGGAGATCCGGTCATACCGGGTAATTTATGATGTGATTGAGGACATAAAAGCTGCCATGAGCGGTCTTTTGGAGCCGGAACTCAAGGAAGTTTTCCTGGGGCAAGTTGAGGTTAGGGCTGTCTTTAAGGTACCGCGGGTGGGAAATATTGCCGGCGGTTATGTGTTGGAAGGCAGGATTACCAATAAATCCAATGTGCGGGTTGTTAGGAATGGAGTTGTGATCCATGAGGGCCGGCTGCATTCCCTGAAACGTTTTAAAGATGACGTGAAAGAAGTGCCCCAGGGTTATGAGTGCGGCATAGGTATTGAAAACTTCAATGATATCAAGGAAGGAGATATCATTGAAGCCTTTGAAGTTCAAGAAGTGAAGCGGGAGCTTTAACCTGCTGGGGAGGAACGACCAATGAGTTATCGCACACAACGGGTAACGGAAGAAATGAAGCGGGAGATAGCCGCTATCATCAAGGAAGAGCTCAAAGATCCACGGGTTGGTTTTGTGACCGTAACCGGCGTGGAAATCACTCCCGACTACCGCTACGCTAAAGTGTTTGTGAGTGTATACGGCAGTGACGAGGAGGTTAACCAAGCCCTTGAAGGTTTGGAGAAAGCCAGCGGCTTTATCCGTAAGGAAGTAGGCCGGCGGATTAAGTTGAGATATACACCGGAGCTTTCCTTCCGGTTTGATGAATCCATTCGTCACGGAGCCAAGATTGCTGAGATATTGGCAGACATGCAGGAGAAGGAAGGTAAGGATTGATGCTGGCAAGGATTGGCGAAGCATTGAGCCGGGTCAAAGGGGCTTTGATTACCGCCCATGAAAGACCTGACGGTGATGCCATCGGATCTGCCATAGCGCTGGACATGGCTTTAAGATATTTGGGGATTCGCACCGTGGTCATGCTGTCTGACCCGGTGCCGGACATGTACCGTTTCCTTAAAGGCACGGAAAGCATTCTGATGCCTTCCTCCTTGGGGTGGAAGCCTGAAGCCGTGGTAGCTCTGGACAGCACGGAATGGGATAGAGTGGGAGAATTCATCCACCAGTACCTGCCCGGTACGGTCACGATCAATATCGATCACCATGCCAGCAACCGGGAGTTTGCCGACCTGAACTGGGTGGACATTAATGCTGCCGCAACAGGCGAAATGGTTTTGGACCTCATCGAGTATCTTCAAGTTCCCATTGACATGGATGCGGCTACGGCCCTCTATACCGCCATGGCAACGGATACGGGTTTCTTTCAGCACGGCAATACGACGGCTAAAGTGCTGTCTAAATGTGCCCGGCTGGCGGAGTTAGGCGCCAATCCCCATTTTATCAGTGAACAGATCCATGAATACAAGTCTTTTGAGAGCCTGAAAGCTTTAGGATTCGCCCTGAGTTCCATTCAGCTTTCACCTAAAGGTTCTGTAGCCTGGATCGGTTTGTCCTTGGCAGACATGGAACGGCTGAAGGTGAAAGAAGAAGAACTGGAAGGATTTGTAAATTATCCCAGATCCATTAAAGGGGTGGAGGTAGGGATTCTCTTTCGACAGGTAGAGACCAATAAAGTAAGGGTAGGTTTGCGCTCCCGCGGGCAGGTTGATGTCAGTGCCATAGCCCAAGCCTTCGGTGGGGGAGGGCATTACCGGGCGGCGGGTTGTACTGTGGCGGGGGACTTGGATGAAGTCATTGAAGAAGTAGTAAAACTGTGCTGCCAGCGAGCAGGTGAGTTTTAGTGGATGGGTTCATTAACCTGTTAAAACCGCCAGGCATGACCTCCCACGATGTGGTGGCCTGGTGCCGGCGCTTATTCAACCAGCGAAAAATAGGCCATGCCGGCACCCTGGATCCGGGCGTTACCGGTGTGCTGCCCATAGCATTGGGAAAAGGCACCCGTTTACTGGAGTATTTTCTCGACAGTGACAAAAGCTATCGTTGTGAGATCATCCTGGGAGTGGAAACTACCACCCAAGACCTGTACGGGGATGTCCTGTCCCAAAATCAGGTTTCCCGGGAACAGTTGGAACGGTTTCCTCATGTCCTGCGGGAGTTTTTGGGGGAGCAGCTTCAGGTTCCCCCCATGGTGTCTGCCGTGCGCTGGCAGGGAAAAAGGTTGTATGACCTCGCCCGGGAGGGGACCAAGGTTGCCGTTCCCCCCAGGCGGGTCCGCATAGCTGAGATCACGTTGCTGGAAGTACAATTTGCAGAGCCCCCGTATAGGGCACTTTTTGATGTAACCTGTTCTAAAGGCACCTACATCCGCACCCTCTGTCACGATCTGGGGCGGAAGCTGGGGTGCGGGGCGAGCCTGTCTTTTCTGGTGCGCACCAGGACAGGCCCGTTCAAATTGGAAGAGGCAAGAACGTTGGAAGAAATACAGGCCGGCTGGGAAAAGGGGGACAAAAGTTTCTTGGTCCCTTTGACCGGGTTGCTGCCCTTTCCCAGGCAACGGATTGGGGCAGACCTGGTTACTGCCGTCCGGCAGGGAAAACGGATTCCATGGGATGCCGTAAGCGGGGAGTCAATTTCGCCCCGCCAGCTGGTACAATTAGAAGATGCAGCCGGATTGGTTGCCGTGGCCCAAGTAGTCTACCATCAACAGCGAGCTTTTTTACAACCCAGGAAAGTCATTAGATGATGAGGTAGTCACCAATGGAGATTCTTCGTGCTTTACCGGATACGCCTATATTAGACAGAACTGTTATTGCACTGGGGAATTTTGACGGAGTGCACCGGGGGCATCAGGCATTGATCGCCCGGACGGTGCAGCTGGCGCGGGAAATACAGGGACAAAGCGTAGTGTTGACTTTTGATCCTCATCCCCTGCAGCTTTTGAGACCGGAAGAACCGGTCAAACTTATTCTTACTACGGAACGTAAAAGCAAGAGAATAGCCCAGTTGGGCGCTGATATACTATTATTACTCCCGTTTACACGGGAGCTTGCTTTAACGGCGCCGGATGATTTCGGGACCATGATTTTTCAGGCCCTAAGGCCGGCGGTCATCGTCGTCGGTTTTAATTACA comes from Clostridia bacterium and encodes:
- the infB gene encoding translation initiation factor IF-2 encodes the protein MKKMRVYELAKEKKMRSKDMLVVLKRIGIEVKSHMSVLEKEDLAKIEEFFAPKRNDEQKTPTNMKEDYEEFEHERMEKVKGSSSLKSGAGKKKGGKFHLGKKKEEQSKEKDKTLPAKQPDKKKGKSGKSSQSGTPGGRPAKKAAKAAPPPPPVSHIKKITVGESISVQELAKRMGKTANEVIKKLFELGIPATLNQEIDSDTAVIVASEYGIETEVKIQKPITEIEDVPDPEESLVPRPPVVTVMGHVDHGKTSLLDAIRETNVTATEAGGITQHIGAYQVTVKGKKITFLDTPGHEAFTAMRARGAEATDIAVLVVAADDGVMPQTVEAINHCRAANVPIIVAVNKMDKPTANIERIKQQLSEHGLIPEEWGGDTIFVPVSAKMKQGIDQLLEMILLVAEINDLKANPNRLARGVVIEAELDKGRGSVATVLVQKGTLRVGDNIVIGSVYGKVRAMFDDKGRRVKEALPSTPVEVLGLSAVPDPGDIFDVVADEKLAKEIATQREIARKEKEYKEASKMRLEDLFKQMNTEGMQELNLVLKSDVHGSAEALSQALLRLSTDEVKVNVIHNGVGAISEADIMLAAASNAIVIGFNVRPDGNARRAAEQEKVEIRSYRVIYDVIEDIKAAMSGLLEPELKEVFLGQVEVRAVFKVPRVGNIAGGYVLEGRITNKSNVRVVRNGVVIHEGRLHSLKRFKDDVKEVPQGYECGIGIENFNDIKEGDIIEAFEVQEVKREL
- the rbfA gene encoding 30S ribosome-binding factor RbfA — its product is MSYRTQRVTEEMKREIAAIIKEELKDPRVGFVTVTGVEITPDYRYAKVFVSVYGSDEEVNQALEGLEKASGFIRKEVGRRIKLRYTPELSFRFDESIRHGAKIAEILADMQEKEGKD
- a CDS encoding bifunctional oligoribonuclease/PAP phosphatase NrnA encodes the protein MLARIGEALSRVKGALITAHERPDGDAIGSAIALDMALRYLGIRTVVMLSDPVPDMYRFLKGTESILMPSSLGWKPEAVVALDSTEWDRVGEFIHQYLPGTVTINIDHHASNREFADLNWVDINAAATGEMVLDLIEYLQVPIDMDAATALYTAMATDTGFFQHGNTTAKVLSKCARLAELGANPHFISEQIHEYKSFESLKALGFALSSIQLSPKGSVAWIGLSLADMERLKVKEEELEGFVNYPRSIKGVEVGILFRQVETNKVRVGLRSRGQVDVSAIAQAFGGGGHYRAAGCTVAGDLDEVIEEVVKLCCQRAGEF
- the truB gene encoding tRNA pseudouridine(55) synthase TruB, producing MDGFINLLKPPGMTSHDVVAWCRRLFNQRKIGHAGTLDPGVTGVLPIALGKGTRLLEYFLDSDKSYRCEIILGVETTTQDLYGDVLSQNQVSREQLERFPHVLREFLGEQLQVPPMVSAVRWQGKRLYDLAREGTKVAVPPRRVRIAEITLLEVQFAEPPYRALFDVTCSKGTYIRTLCHDLGRKLGCGASLSFLVRTRTGPFKLEEARTLEEIQAGWEKGDKSFLVPLTGLLPFPRQRIGADLVTAVRQGKRIPWDAVSGESISPRQLVQLEDAAGLVAVAQVVYHQQRAFLQPRKVIR
- a CDS encoding riboflavin biosynthesis protein RibF — translated: MEILRALPDTPILDRTVIALGNFDGVHRGHQALIARTVQLAREIQGQSVVLTFDPHPLQLLRPEEPVKLILTTERKSKRIAQLGADILLLLPFTRELALTAPDDFGTMIFQALRPAVIVVGFNY